In a single window of the Thunnus maccoyii chromosome 7, fThuMac1.1, whole genome shotgun sequence genome:
- the rfc4 gene encoding replication factor C subunit 4 produces MHAFLKGATVQTTRTQKDKTAAGPSTEKKARPIPWVEKYRPKCVDEVAFQEEVVAVLKKSLEGADLPNLLFYGPPGTGKTSTILAAARELYGPELYRQRVLELNASDERGIQVVREKVKNFAQLTVAGTRSDGKPCPPFKIIILDEADSMTGPAQASLRRIMEKESRTTRFCLICNYISRIIEPLTSRCSKFRFKPLANQIQEERLLDICEKEKLKYTKESIAALVKVSEGDLRKAITFLQSAARLTVDKEISEHAVIEIAGVVPPKMIDSLLNVCFKGTFEKLEVAVRKMVDEGYAATQILSQLHESIIEQDLNDKQKSAITEKMAVVDKCLADGADEYLQMLSLCSVIMQQASQNN; encoded by the exons ATGCACGCCTTTTTGAAAGGAGCAACTGTTCAGACCACCAGAACTCAGAAAGACAAGACAGCAGCAGGGCCCAGCACAGAGAAGAAAGCCAGGCCTATCCCATGGGTAGAAAAATA CAGGCCAAAGTGTGTGGATGAGGTGGCCTTTCAGGAAGAGGTGGTAGCAGTGCTGAAGAAGTCACTGGAAGGAGCAGAT CTTCCCAACTTGCTCTTCTACGGCCCTCCCGGTACAGGAAAGACCTCCACCATCTTAGCCGCTGCCAGAGAACTTTACGG TCCAGAGCTGTACAGGCAGAGGGTGCTGGAGCTCAACGCCTCCGATGAACGAGGCATCCAGGTCGTCAGGGAGAAGGTCAAGAACTTTGCTCAGCTCACTGTGGCCGGGACTCGCTCAGA TGGGAAGCCATGTCCTCCTTTCAAGATCATCATCCTGGATGAGGCCGACTCCATGACAGGACCAGCTCAGGCCTCTCTCAGACGGATCATGGAGAAGGAGTCCCGCACCACCCGCTTCTGTCTCATCTGTAACTACATCAGCAG GATCATCGAGCCCCTGACCTCCAGATGTTCCAAGTTTCGCTTCAAGCCTCTAGCCAATCAAATCCAAGAGGAGCGTCTGCTGGATATTTGTGAGAAGGAGAAGCTCAAGTACACGAAAGAG AGTATAGCAGCGTTGGTGAAGGTGTCTGAAGGAGACCTGCGGAAAGCCATCACCTTCCTCCAGAGCGCCGCCCGCCTCACCGTTGACAAGGAGATCTCAGAGCACGCTGTCATCGAAATAGCTGGG GTCGTCCCTCCCAAGATGATTGACAGCTTGCTTAACGTCTGCTTTAAAGGAACGTTTGAGAAGCTAGAGGTTGCAGTCAGG aaaatggtggatGAAGGCTACGCAGCCACACAGATCCTGAGTCAGCTCCATGAGTCTATAATAGAGCAGGACCTGAATGACAAGCAGAAGTCAGCCATCACAGAAAAAATGGCG GTGGTGGATAAGTGCCTGGCCGACGGTGCAGATGAGTACTTGCAGATGTTGAGTCTGTGTTCAGTCATCATGCAGCAGGCCTCCCAGAACAACTGA